One window of the Triticum urartu cultivar G1812 unplaced genomic scaffold, Tu2.1 TuUngrouped_contig_1105, whole genome shotgun sequence genome contains the following:
- the LOC125526626 gene encoding cullin-1: MTTHERKTVDLEEGWAFMQKGITKLKNILEGKPEPQFSSEDYMMLYTTIYNMCTQKPPHDYSQQLYDKYRESFEEYISSMVLPSLREKHDEFMLRELVKRWSNHKVMVRWLSRFFHYLDRYFISRRSLPALREVGLSCFRDLVYQEIKGKVKSAVISLIDQEREGEQIDRALLKNVLDIFVEIGLGSMECYENDFEDFLLKDTADYYSIKAQTWIVEDSCPDYMLKAEECLKREKERVAHYLHSSSEPKLLEKVQHELLTQYASQLLEKEHSGCHALLRDDKVEDLSRMYRLFSRITRGLEPVSQIFKQHVTNEGTALVKQAEDAASNKKPEKKDIVGLQEQVFVRKIIELHDKYVAYVTDCFQGHTLFHKALKEAFEVFCNKGVSGSSSAELLATFCDNILKKGGSEKLSDEAIEDTLEKVVRLLAYISDKDLFAEFYRKKLARRLLFDKSANDEHERSILTKLKQQCGGQFTSKMEGMVTDLTVARDHQTKFEEFISTHPELNPGIDLAVTVLTTGFWPTYKSFDINLPAEMVRCVEVFKEFYQTRTKHRKLTWIYSLGICHITAKFEAKTIELIVTTYQAALLLLFNGADKLSYSEIVTQLNLSDDDVVRLLHSLSCAKYKILTKEPSNRSISPNDVFEFNSKFTDKMRRIKIPLPPVDEKKKVVEDVDKDRRYAIDASIVRIMKSRKVLGHQTLVMECVEQLGRMFKPDFKAIKKRIEDLITRDYLERDKENPNVYRYLA, encoded by the exons atgacGACGCACGAGCGGAAGACCGTCGATCTGGAGGAAGGCTGGGCCTTCATGCAGAAGGGCATCACCAAGCTCAAGAACATCCTCGAGGGCAAGCCGGAGCCGCAGTTCAGCTCCGAGGACTACATGATGCTCTACAC GACGATATACAACATGTGCACGCAGAAGCCTCCGCACGACTACTCGCAGCAGCTCTACGACAAGTACCGCGAGTCCTTCGAGGAGTACATCTCCTCCATG GTCTTACCTTCATTGAGAGAGAAGCATGACGAGTTTATGTTGAGGGAGCTAGTAAAGAGGTGGTCTAACCACAAAGTGATGGTTCGGTGGCTATCACGGTTCTTCCATTACCTTGATCGATATTTCATTTCACGTAGATCGCTTCCAGCATTGAGAGAAGTTGGGCTCAGTTGCTTTCGAGATTTG GTATATCAAGAAATCAAAGGGAAAGTAAAAAGTGCAGTCATTTCCTTG ATAGACCAAGAACGTGAGGGTGAACAAATTGACAGGGCTCTGTTAAAgaatgtcttggatatatttgttgAGATTGGCTTAGGCAGTATGGAATGTTACGAGAATGATTTTGAAGATTTCTTGCTGAAGGATACTGCAGATTACTACTCTATCAAGGCCCAAACCTGGATCGTGGAAGACTCTTGTCCTGACTATATGTTAAAG GCCGAGGAGTGCTTGAAGAGGGAGAAGGAACGAGTTGCTCATTATTTGCATTCTAGTAGTGAACCGAAGTTATTGGAG AAAGTGCAACATGAGTTGTTAACTCAGTATGCAAGCCAACTTTTGGAGAAGGAGCATTCTGGATGCCATGCATTACTTCGTGATGACAAG GTTGAGGATCTCTCAAGGATGTACAGGCTCTTTTCTAGAATAACCCGTGGCCTAGAACCTGTTTCTCAAATTTTTAAGCAG CATGTTACCAACGAGGGGACAGCATTGGTGAAACAAGCAGAAGATGCTGCTAGTAATAAGAAG CCAGAGAAGAAGGACATTGTTGGTTTGCAGGAACAG GTTTTTGTCCGGAAAATCATTGAGCTCCATGACAAGTATGTAGCATACGTCACTGACTGTTTCCAGGGGCATACTCTCTTCCATAAG GCGCTTAAAGAGGCTTTTGAAGTGTTCTGCAACAAAGGTGTCTCTGGCAGTTCAAGTGCTGAATTGCTTGCCACCTTCTGTGATAATATTTTAAAGAAAGGCGGCAGTGAAAAACTCAGTGATGAAGCTATTGAGGATACCCTGGAGAAG GTAGTGAGATTACTCGCCTACATCAGTGATAAGGACCTTTTTGCTGAGTTTTACAG GAAGAAGCTGGCTAGGAGATTGCTATTTGACAAGAGTGCTAATGATGAGCACGAAAGAAGCATTCTGACCAAGCTAAAACAACAGTGTGGTGGCCAATTTACTTCAAAAATGGAGGGCATGGTCACCGACCTTACTGTTGCAAGGGATCATCAAACTAAGTTTGAAGAGTTCATAAGCACACACCCTGAATTGAATCCTGGGATAGACTTGGCGGTCACTGTTCTGACAACAGGATTTTGGCCAACTTATAAATCATTCGATATAAACCTTCCTGCTGAGATG GTGAGATGTGTCGAGGTTTTCAAAGAGTTTTATCAAACAAGAACTAAGCATAGAAAACTTACATGGATATATTCCTTGGGAATCTGCCATATCACCGCAAAGTTTGAGGCCAAGACTATCGAGCTCATTGTTACAACTTACCAG GCTGCATTGTTGCTACTGTTCAATGGAGCTGATAAACTTAGTTATTCTGAGATAGTAACGCAACTGAACCTGTCAGATGACGATGTAGTGAGGTTGCTCCATTCTCTCTCTTGTGCGAAATACAAGATTCTTACTAAAGAACCAAGTAACAGATCTATTTCTCCTAATGATgtatttgaatttaattcaaaattTACTGACAAGATGAGGAGAATTAAG ATACCTCTGCCTCCAGTTGATGAGAAAAAGAAGGTAGTTGAAGATGTTGACAAGGATCGAAGATACGCAATTGATGCATCCATTGTTCGTATTATGAAGAGCCGGAAAGTCTTGGGTCACCAGACACTAGTAATGGAGTGTGTGGAGCAACTTGGTCGCATGTTCAAG CCCGACTTCAAAGCAATAAAGAAGCGCATTGAGGATCTTATAACCAGGGATTACCTGGAGAGGGACAAGGAGAACCCGAACGTCTACCGATACTTGGCTTGA